One window from the genome of Kaistella carnis encodes:
- a CDS encoding aspartate-semialdehyde dehydrogenase — protein sequence MKIAVVGATGMVGQIMLKVLEERNFPITELIPVASEKSIGKKIIFKGNEIEIVSMQDAIDRKPEIAMFSAGGATSLEFAPKFAAVGTTVIDNSSAWRMEADKKLVVPEINATVLTKDDKIIANPNCSTIQLVMILHPLNQKFDVKRVIVSTYQSVTGTGKNAVDQLNGEIAGNNEVEKVYPYDIFKNALPQCDVFAEDDYTKEEIKLMTEPKKIMGDDSFTITATAVRVPVQGGHSESVNIEFENDFDLAEIRTILSQTPGVIVLDDVKNNIYPMPLYSEGKDEVFVGRIRRDRSNPKTLNLWIVADNLRKGAATNAVQIAEYLYQNKLV from the coding sequence ATGAAAATAGCAGTAGTAGGCGCTACCGGAATGGTGGGACAAATCATGTTGAAGGTTTTGGAAGAAAGAAATTTCCCCATTACCGAACTGATTCCTGTCGCTTCGGAAAAGTCAATCGGTAAAAAAATTATATTTAAAGGCAACGAAATCGAAATTGTTTCGATGCAAGACGCGATAGACCGAAAGCCCGAAATTGCTATGTTCTCTGCAGGCGGAGCAACTTCTTTAGAATTCGCACCGAAATTTGCGGCAGTTGGAACTACGGTGATTGACAATTCTTCGGCGTGGAGAATGGAAGCAGACAAAAAATTAGTCGTTCCCGAAATCAACGCAACTGTTTTGACAAAAGACGATAAAATTATTGCCAATCCAAATTGTTCCACAATTCAGTTGGTCATGATTCTACATCCTTTAAATCAAAAATTCGATGTTAAAAGAGTTATCGTTTCCACTTATCAGTCGGTTACAGGAACCGGTAAAAATGCCGTAGATCAGTTGAATGGAGAAATCGCGGGAAATAACGAAGTTGAAAAAGTCTATCCTTACGACATCTTCAAAAATGCACTGCCACAATGTGATGTTTTCGCAGAAGACGATTACACCAAAGAAGAAATAAAACTGATGACAGAACCCAAAAAAATTATGGGTGATGACAGTTTTACTATTACCGCAACTGCAGTTCGAGTACCAGTTCAGGGCGGACATTCAGAAAGTGTAAACATTGAATTCGAAAACGATTTCGATCTGGCCGAAATCAGAACTATTCTTTCTCAAACACCGGGAGTCATTGTTTTAGATGATGTGAAAAACAACATCTATCCTATGCCTTTGTACTCTGAAGGGAAAGATGAGGTATTTGTCGGAAGAATTAGAAGAGACCGCTCTAATCCAAAAACTTTAAACCTTTGGATTGTTGCAGATAACCTCCGAAAAGGCGCTGCTACCAACGCAGTTCAGATTGCAGAATATCTTTACCAAAATAAATTAGTCTAA
- a CDS encoding TonB-dependent receptor: protein MNFNPLKKTALIAAIAFAGYGNIHAQVTTSNMSGVVTTTDGKKSTGATIKATHMPSGTVYSATANSAGVFNLSNMRVGGPYKVEVTYGNEQPMIYDDVYLELGQPFALNPVFGEKTANIAEVVVTGVSRNANKTGAATNVGQKLIQELPQSSRSITDFTRLTPQANGNSFAGRDARYNNLQIDGANFNNGFGLSNSPLPGGNSQPISLDAIQEISVNIAPFDVTQSGFTGAGINAITKSGTNKFHGSLYGYYNGKELNGWKINGEDIQKVSGAKMTNGLTVGGPIIQNKLFFFVSGERETATGANASGANLWKASQDGISDPANNISRVKESDLIAVQNHLINRWGYNPGRYQGYANEAEQQGDKFLARLDWNISDKHKFAVRYNMLKGTSQQLANASSGPAPRSSWSRVSDKAMTFESGNYGFENTVSSVTAELNSTFNSSLSNKLLFTYSKIQDKRTSPSESLFPFVDIWDGSPTGGNYISFGTELFSYLNDVVNDNFSFTNNLTYTTGKNNFTAGIAYEVQKFGNSYTRMGTGYYRYASVEDFLKTGTSAEVAPIMFGLTYPYANQDTYSRVNFGLASAYLQDRITLNDKFNVTIGLRAELPNYLNDLTANPSIDALDLLDKNGNPRNYASGEWPKSKVSLSPRLGFNYDVMGDRSLTLRGGTGIFTGRVPFVWLTNMPTNAGVLQNTVEPGSYAEVAGWIGNVRFQPQDIYYYVNNPPAGAGSVFINNPKAGAPASFALVDRDFKMPSVWRSSFGADYKIPNSVFTLTTDILYTKDVNSVFQYGANRKESTARMTRQDRAYYPNAASYQYNTAIGANSAVVLTNSDTKGTAFSATFGANMRTWKGLSGSVFYTFSEAKEISANAGSSASSAWQASPTVDSPNQQDLSISNFSVPHRIVANISYNIKNTTIGVYYSGANQGRFSYYYSNDVNGDGIANDLMYIPNVGEVTKFADIKSGTTTLFTAGQQDAAFNQFIADNGLEKYRGQILPRNEFLLPWLNRVDVRIAQNIFTDMVQKGDKVAITLDILNFGNLLNSEWGIQDNTVSSYGAAVLGRSGNLSPDPTFTMLRDGANLVKSPYRPASSRFTTWSAMLGFKYSF from the coding sequence ATGAATTTTAATCCACTTAAAAAGACCGCGCTCATTGCCGCTATTGCATTTGCAGGTTATGGTAACATCCACGCACAGGTTACTACCAGTAACATGTCGGGCGTTGTAACAACTACAGACGGCAAAAAAAGCACTGGGGCAACCATTAAGGCAACACACATGCCATCAGGAACGGTTTATTCGGCTACTGCAAATTCTGCAGGAGTTTTTAACTTATCCAACATGCGTGTTGGTGGACCTTACAAAGTAGAAGTTACCTATGGTAATGAACAACCAATGATATACGATGATGTGTACTTGGAACTCGGTCAACCATTTGCGCTGAATCCAGTATTCGGTGAGAAAACAGCAAATATTGCTGAGGTAGTAGTTACCGGAGTAAGCAGAAACGCTAACAAAACGGGAGCTGCAACAAACGTTGGTCAAAAACTAATTCAGGAACTTCCGCAATCTTCTAGAAGTATTACAGATTTTACGAGATTAACTCCACAAGCAAACGGCAATTCATTTGCAGGTCGTGATGCTCGTTATAACAACCTTCAAATTGATGGAGCGAATTTCAATAACGGTTTTGGTTTAAGCAACAGCCCACTTCCAGGGGGTAACTCGCAGCCAATTTCTTTAGATGCAATTCAGGAAATCTCTGTAAACATTGCCCCTTTTGATGTTACACAGTCTGGTTTTACAGGTGCTGGTATTAATGCGATTACCAAATCAGGTACTAATAAATTCCATGGTTCATTATACGGTTATTATAATGGTAAAGAATTGAACGGTTGGAAAATAAATGGTGAAGACATTCAAAAAGTGTCTGGTGCTAAAATGACCAATGGTCTTACTGTAGGTGGACCAATTATTCAAAATAAATTATTCTTCTTTGTTAGTGGTGAAAGAGAAACTGCTACTGGAGCAAATGCTTCTGGCGCGAATCTTTGGAAAGCTTCACAAGACGGAATTTCAGATCCTGCAAATAACATCTCAAGAGTTAAAGAATCTGACCTAATCGCTGTTCAAAATCACTTGATCAACAGATGGGGTTATAATCCAGGACGTTACCAAGGTTATGCTAATGAAGCAGAACAACAAGGTGACAAATTCCTAGCTCGTTTAGACTGGAACATCAGCGATAAACACAAGTTTGCGGTTCGTTATAATATGTTGAAAGGAACATCACAGCAACTTGCAAATGCTTCTTCCGGTCCAGCGCCAAGATCTTCTTGGAGTCGTGTGAGTGATAAAGCAATGACTTTTGAAAGTGGTAATTATGGATTTGAAAACACGGTAAGTTCTGTTACAGCTGAATTAAACTCAACTTTCAACTCGAGTCTTTCAAATAAATTATTATTTACCTACTCGAAAATTCAAGATAAAAGAACATCACCTTCAGAATCTCTTTTCCCTTTTGTTGATATCTGGGATGGTTCGCCAACTGGTGGAAACTACATCAGTTTCGGTACAGAATTATTCTCTTACCTGAATGATGTTGTGAATGATAACTTCTCATTTACCAATAACTTAACCTATACCACAGGAAAAAATAACTTCACTGCAGGTATCGCATACGAAGTTCAGAAATTTGGTAACTCTTATACCAGAATGGGAACAGGTTATTACCGTTATGCTTCAGTAGAAGATTTCTTGAAAACAGGAACATCCGCAGAGGTTGCACCAATTATGTTTGGTTTAACTTATCCATATGCTAATCAAGATACTTACTCTAGAGTTAACTTCGGTTTAGCATCTGCTTATTTACAGGACAGAATTACATTAAATGACAAATTCAACGTTACAATAGGTTTAAGAGCAGAACTTCCTAATTATTTAAATGATCTTACAGCAAATCCTTCAATTGATGCTTTAGATTTATTAGACAAAAACGGAAACCCAAGAAACTATGCTTCAGGTGAATGGCCAAAATCTAAAGTTTCTCTTTCTCCGCGTTTAGGATTTAACTATGACGTAATGGGAGACAGAAGTTTAACTTTACGTGGAGGCACAGGAATCTTTACAGGTCGTGTTCCTTTCGTATGGTTAACAAATATGCCAACCAATGCGGGAGTTTTACAAAACACTGTAGAGCCAGGTTCTTATGCTGAAGTTGCAGGATGGATCGGAAACGTAAGATTCCAGCCACAAGACATTTATTACTATGTAAATAATCCACCAGCAGGTGCAGGAAGTGTGTTCATCAACAATCCAAAAGCAGGTGCACCAGCATCATTCGCTTTAGTTGATAGAGATTTCAAAATGCCGTCAGTATGGAGATCAAGTTTCGGTGCTGACTACAAAATTCCAAACTCTGTATTCACATTAACAACAGACATTCTCTATACTAAAGACGTAAATTCTGTATTCCAATATGGAGCAAACAGAAAAGAATCTACAGCGAGAATGACTCGTCAAGATCGTGCTTATTACCCGAATGCTGCATCATACCAATACAACACTGCAATTGGAGCAAACAGCGCGGTAGTTTTAACGAACTCTGATACTAAAGGAACTGCTTTCTCTGCAACGTTTGGGGCAAATATGAGAACATGGAAAGGACTTTCTGGGTCTGTATTCTACACCTTCTCTGAAGCAAAAGAAATCTCTGCAAACGCAGGATCAAGTGCAAGTTCAGCATGGCAAGCATCACCAACAGTTGATTCACCAAATCAACAAGATTTGAGTATTTCAAACTTCTCAGTTCCACACAGAATTGTTGCAAATATTAGTTATAACATCAAGAATACGACAATTGGAGTTTACTATTCAGGTGCAAACCAAGGAAGATTCTCTTACTACTACTCTAATGATGTGAATGGTGATGGTATCGCGAATGACTTAATGTACATCCCTAATGTTGGAGAAGTAACTAAGTTTGCTGATATTAAAAGTGGTACAACTACTTTGTTTACTGCAGGACAACAAGATGCTGCTTTCAACCAGTTCATCGCTGATAATGGTTTAGAAAAATACAGAGGTCAAATTCTTCCACGTAACGAATTCTTGTTACCATGGTTAAACCGTGTTGATGTAAGAATTGCTCAGAATATCTTTACTGATATGGTTCAAAAAGGAGACAAAGTTGCAATTACTTTAGATATCTTAAACTTTGGTAACCTACTTAATTCAGAATGGGGAATTCAGGACAATACGGTAAGTTCTTATGGAGCAGCAGTATTAGGAAGATCAGGGAATCTATCTCCTGACCCAACTTTTACAATGTTACGTGATGGAGCTAATTTAGTTAAATCACCATACAGACCAGCAAGTTCAAGATTTACTACTTGGAGTGCAATGCTTGGATTTAAATATTCATTCTAA
- the nadC gene encoding carboxylating nicotinate-nucleotide diphosphorylase: MKKPAYVTKDALKTFIKNALEEDIQDGDHSTLATIPKDLEQKAKLLVKQDCILAGVELAEIIFKQFDKNLQVERLLNDGDAAKVGDIAFYVTGSARSILSTERFVLNCMQRMSGIATLTHDWDSRLLGTKTKLLDTRKTTPNFRICEKWAVAIGGGTNHRYGLYDMIMLKDNHIDYNGSISKAVKMAKKYIEKLNKPLKIEVETRTLEEVEEALKAGADRIMLDNMDVATMKEAVKIIGGQCETEASGGITRDMLKEIAATGVDYISAGALTHSAKNIDLSLKAVK, translated from the coding sequence ATGAAAAAACCAGCATACGTAACGAAAGACGCTTTAAAAACTTTCATTAAAAATGCTTTAGAAGAAGATATTCAGGATGGCGACCACTCTACCTTAGCCACCATCCCGAAGGACTTGGAACAAAAAGCCAAATTACTTGTAAAACAAGACTGTATTTTAGCCGGAGTCGAGCTTGCAGAAATTATATTTAAACAGTTTGATAAAAACTTGCAAGTAGAACGTTTGCTCAATGATGGCGACGCTGCGAAAGTAGGCGATATCGCTTTTTACGTAACCGGAAGTGCACGATCAATTCTTTCTACGGAACGTTTCGTACTGAACTGTATGCAGAGAATGAGTGGAATAGCGACCTTAACACATGATTGGGACTCCAGATTACTTGGTACAAAAACCAAACTTCTCGATACAAGAAAAACAACACCGAATTTCCGAATTTGTGAAAAATGGGCTGTTGCAATTGGAGGCGGAACGAATCACCGCTATGGATTGTACGATATGATTATGCTGAAAGACAACCACATTGATTACAACGGAAGCATCAGCAAAGCGGTAAAAATGGCGAAAAAATATATTGAAAAACTTAACAAACCTTTGAAAATAGAAGTTGAAACGAGAACTCTGGAAGAAGTGGAAGAAGCGCTGAAGGCCGGAGCAGACCGTATTATGCTTGACAATATGGATGTCGCAACCATGAAAGAAGCTGTAAAAATTATTGGTGGACAGTGCGAAACCGAAGCTTCGGGTGGAATTACACGAGACATGTTGAAAGAAATCGCCGCAACGGGAGTGGATTATATTTCTGCGGGAGCGCTTACTCATTCAGCGAAGAATATTGATTTGAGTTTAAAAGCGGTAAAATAA